TCCAGCTCATAGTCGCCCGGTGTCGCCGATACATAAACAACTTGTTTAGTTATATTTTCAAACTCTTCAAAGTTAAGCGGCCGGTTATCAAGTGCCGATGGCAAACGGAAACCATAATCAACTAACACTGTTTTACGCGCGCGGTCACCATTATACATTCCGCGAACCTGTGAAACGGTAACGTGCGACTCATCAATAACTGTCAAGAAATCTTCCGGAAAATAATCAATCAATGTATAAGGGGTTTCCCCTTCATCACGTAAACTCAAATGACGCGAATAGTTTTCAATCCCTGAACAGAATCCCATCTCCTGCATCATTTCCAAATCATAACTGGTTCGCTGCTCCAAACGTTGCGCTTCAAGCAACTTATTCTCTTCGTGTAAAACTTTTAGACGTGCCTGTAATTCATCGCGAATCCGTTCAATTGCAATATCAAGAATCTCCTTCTTAGTAACAAAGTGACTCGCCGGAAAAATCAAAGTATGCGGTAGTGACAACTTCACTTCACCGGTCAAAATATCAACCTCGGTAATCCGCTCAATCTCATCACCAAAGAACTCAACCCGAACCGCACTCTCACTTTCCCAGATGGGAATAATCTCAAGAACATCACCGCGGACACGGAAGGTGCCGCGAGCGAAGTCCATATCATTACGCTTATACTGAATATCCACAAGCTTGCGGATAATTTCCTGGCGGTCAACCTCTTGCCCCACTCGCAGCGATAACCGCTGCTCATTATACATCTCCGGACTCCCAGCCCCATATATACAAGACACTGATGCGACAACAATAACATCGCGACGTTCCAGCAATGCTGCCGTCGCTGAATAACGCAAACGTTCAACCTCAGCATTCCGCTGCGCGTCCTTCTCGATAAACGTATCCGTACTTGGCATATAAGCTTCCGGTTGATAATAGTCGAAATAACTGACAAAGTATTCTACTGCATTCTCCGGAAAGAATTCTTTCAACTCACTATATAACTGCCCCGCCAAAGTCTTGTTATGCGCAATAACCAGCGTTGGCCGGTTTACCTTCTGAATAACCTGAGCCATCGTATAAGTTTTCCCGGTACCGGTGGCACCAAGCAACACTTGCCCGCGGGCTCCGGCTTCAATTCCGGCCGCCAGCTTCTCAATCGCCTGCGGCTGATCACCAGCCGGCTCAAACGGTGCATGAATTTTAAATTGGTCCATATCACAAAACTCCCATCCAATAAAAAATAGGGTGCCTTTTAACTGCTAAAAGACTGCCCTATTATTATACCATACTATCGGTCGAAAGATGGTCATGAAGTGGTCAGCATCACGAAACTTGGACGAATTTCATAATATTGAAAGAAAACAAAGGTGAGCCCTATCACTTATAAGAATAATCTTTCTGAACTTATATTATTTTAGAATAAATGGTTTAATATATTCTTCCGCAAAATCTACCCTATCAAATATTGTGGGTTTAAAGTAAGAGGTGATAGCGACAACAAGATTGTTTTCCGAATCAATATAAATAATATTTCCACTATTACCTATCGCTGAATACACCTCTTTTTTAGAATCTAATATCCACCACAAATAGCCATACTTCATATTTTGATACAGTTCTAAAGAGTCACTTGTTGGTGCAATCATTTCCGCTATCCATTCAGACGATACAATTTGTTTATCTTTATAAATACCCTTATTTAAGCACAATTCGCCAATTTTCGCCATATCAATTGCTGATAAACACAATCCATACCCTGCTGTGCCAATATTTGTAGGATCACAAAACCAAATGTTTGTTTTAGGATCTTTTCCCATAGTGAATTGTTTATGTTCCTCGGCTGTTTCCGCATAATAATTGGTATGTTCTGCTGCTCCGATAGGAATAAATAGATACTTGTTAGCAAAATCAACAGTTGTCATCTCACTTGCCTCATATAGTAAAGCTGTCAATATATGCAAGCATACTGTTTGATAATTAAATTCGCCGCTCAAACCTTTCCTTCCGCCTAATAGATCTAATGATGTTTTCGTCCAATCATCACTTGAACACACTTTCGTCCAAGGATCACCCTTACATTTATATGGCGCTTGCATTGTAAGCAAGTGTTTAATGGTTATATCATATATTGTTTTTTCACCACGTTTCACTTTATACTCTGGAAAATAATCCAATACTTTATCATGAATACTTTTAATCAATCCTTGATCTAAGGCTATCCCAATAAGTAAAGCTACAACACTCTTTGTTGCCGACATTACGTGACACGTGTCATCTTTTTTATAACTATTCCATTCATCTGAATAAACTTCCTTCCCATCTTTATAGGCAACAATCTGGCATATATTAGGTTGTGTGGTACATATAAAATCATGTAATTCTTGCTTCTCCATAAAAAAAATTACCTCGCTTCCTCCTGTAAGCATAATATCATTAAAAATTGATTTCAAGACTTTATTGAAAAACCACAAATAAAACCTCCGGTGATAAACACCGGAGGTTTTAAAAATTTTCTTATGATTAAAATTATTGCTTCATCACTCTAACAATAGCCATACCCAATACAATCAACACTACGCCACCAAATAATACCGTCATCTCATTACTCCCGGTCGTCGGCAAAACAATATTATTGTCACTGGAATCACTTGGCTCTGGTTCCGGCACCGAGCTCAATGGCTGGATGACCGTTCCCGAAAAAGTTCCGCTTGCAAATCCGATAGTAACATCCTGCGAGAATGTATAGTTAACACTATCCACCAGATTCGGCAATTGCCAAATAACATCCGGCGCCGCATAACTGCCGCCATTGCTAATTGTTGCCGGAGCAACTGCTTGTCCGGCGGTGTCCAGAACACCATTAGTAATGCTTAACTCCGAGCGGTAAGGAATTGTTGGCAGGACAATTTCTTGATTCGCCAAGGAAACATCATACAACTGCAAACCTGCTAGCGGGCTAATGTCGCTAATGCGGTTGCCTGATAGCAATACTCCGGTTAATTGCGTCAATCCGGCAATTGGAGCAACATCTGAAATTTGATTATGTTCCGCTTCTAACCAGGCTAGTCCGGACAATCCAGTCAACGGACTCAAATCGCTAATTAGATTATTGTTAAGTTCCACACCAGTCAATTGTGTACTGCTACTCAACGGTGTAAGATCACTAATTTGATTATCATTTAAGAGCAACCATTTTAAAGCAGGAAAATTAGTAACCCCACTAATATCAGTAATTGCATTTCCATTTGCATCCAACTCAATAAGTTTGGGCAAATTGATTAAGCCATTAACATCTCCAAGTTGATTATTATCAAGCAATAAATACTGTAAATTGGGTGTCCCTGACAACGCACTGACATCACTAATTTGATTCCCGCTTAGCGAAACCCAGTCCAATTTGCTCAAACCGGCAATTGGAGCAACATCACTGATAATATTATTATCAAGCTGCAATGTCCAAAGTTCTGGCATCGATGCAATAACACTTATGTCACTCACCTGATTGTTATCTAAAGTTAAAACCGATAGCTCAGTTTTGTTGTTTAGTGCACTGATATTACTAATCTGATTCCCAGAAAGATAAAGATTCACAAGATGAGTCATTGACGCTAAAACACTAATATCACTAATCTGATTGTTCTCTAAAGCTAAGGTCTCCATATCCATAAAACCTGCCAGTGGACTAATATCACTAATTTGATTTCCTGAAAATCCCAGGTCATCTATTTGCGTTAATCCAGACAATGGGCCTAAGTCGCTAATTTGATTTCCGTTAAGCAAAACAAAACTAATATTATGCAAATATTCAAATCCAGTAATACTAGTAACACCTGAATTATTTAAATAAATTGTGCTAATTGTATCAAGCTGTGCCTGTGTAACCATATCATCGACACTACTCATTCCCAAATCATTTCTAATATACTCAGCAACTACCGGATCAGGAAAGATTGCACTAATCGCCGCCGGTGGTGCTACTGCATCTTCAGCAGACACAACCACATGATTTATCGGCATGATTGTTAAACTAAAAAGCACGATTAAACTCATGCAACTCATTATTATTCTGATTTTTTTCATAAAACTTGCGCCCCCGCACCTTATTTTACCCTATATTAAGGAAACCATGTTTTATGCCCCCACAAAACACACTGACAGTATAACACGTTTTACTGAGCTTTGAAACTCTTTCACTTTCTTTTTGAAGAAGTTAAAATGCGGCGGGCCTTGGGCCCGCCGCATTTACTCTGCTTAATTAAATTGTTCAATAGCTTTTTGCAATTGAGTATCGTTGTTTTGGTTTTCACGGTAAGCACGATTCTTTTCGTTCATTGTTTGTACCGTATCAAAATCCATTTTCCCGGTTTGCTCAAGACCATTATCCGCTTGGAATTTTTTAATTCCCGCTTCAGTCTCTTCATCAAACTGGGCATCATAACCAATTTGGTATCCGTAGAATTTCAACAAATGTTGCATGTAACTTACCGGATATCCAGTATCACCAAGTTGGTATACTTTATCAGTAGAAATATATGGAATTAAATATGGCTGAGTTGCTTGTTGCACAACATCAGGAGTAATTCCTTTTTCATTAATCCAGTTTCCGTCCGGAGTTAACCATTTTTCAATAGTCAATTTTAACTGGCTGCCATCAATAAGATCAAAAGTATTTTGGGCAGTACCTTTACCATAAGTTTTGGTACCAACAACTTTAAATCCTTCAATCTCGCGATAAGCTGCCGTCATAATTTCTGATGCTGATGCAGTATTTTCGTTTACCACAACAACAACATCTTTAATCGGGCTTTCACTGATTGAAGAAAACTTAGTTACCGTGCGTCCATCTTTATCAACTGTCTGCACATATGGTTTAGTATCACTGACGGTTTTATCTAAGATTGTTGAAACTGACGAAACATAACCGCCGCCATTATTACGTAAATCAACAATAACCCCGCTAACACCTTCATTTTGCAATGATTCCAAAGCAGCCAAATATTGAGTGCCGGCATCTTCTGTAAATGAATCTAAAACAATATAACCGATTTTCTTATCACCACTGGTAATTACCTTAGTCTCAGCTGCTTCAACCGTAATCGCATCACGAGTAATTGATAACGTTTCGCTCGCGTCACCGCGGCGAACATCTACTTTTACTGTTGTTCCTTTTTTTCCGGTTAATTGATCGACAACTTCTTGCGAGTTGTCGCCGCTCACTTTGTTACCGTCAACGCTGACAATAACATCGTTCACTTTCATCCCAGCAGTTTCTGCCGGTGAACCCGGAAATACTTCGGTGATAACCGGTTCGCCAGCTACAATGAGCAACCGAACGCCAATACCGTCGAATGATGAACTCAGACTTTGTC
The Culicoidibacter larvae DNA segment above includes these coding regions:
- a CDS encoding S41 family peptidase yields the protein MNKKRFNAYTLVLVALVAILVSVLGTTTIMSAFNTVQYDSMAKFEQALALIRQNALAVPDQDKLIDGAIKGLTESLDDPHSTYFTKSEADEFRQSLSSSFDGIGVRLLIVAGEPVITEVFPGSPAETAGMKVNDVIVSVDGNKVSGDNSQEVVDQLTGKKGTTVKVDVRRGDASETLSITRDAITVEAAETKVITSGDKKIGYIVLDSFTEDAGTQYLAALESLQNEGVSGVIVDLRNNGGGYVSSVSTILDKTVSDTKPYVQTVDKDGRTVTKFSSISESPIKDVVVVVNENTASASEIMTAAYREIEGFKVVGTKTYGKGTAQNTFDLIDGSQLKLTIEKWLTPDGNWINEKGITPDVVQQATQPYLIPYISTDKVYQLGDTGYPVSYMQHLLKFYGYQIGYDAQFDEETEAGIKKFQADNGLEQTGKMDFDTVQTMNEKNRAYRENQNNDTQLQKAIEQFN
- the uvrB gene encoding excinuclease ABC subunit UvrB, with product MDQFKIHAPFEPAGDQPQAIEKLAAGIEAGARGQVLLGATGTGKTYTMAQVIQKVNRPTLVIAHNKTLAGQLYSELKEFFPENAVEYFVSYFDYYQPEAYMPSTDTFIEKDAQRNAEVERLRYSATAALLERRDVIVVASVSCIYGAGSPEMYNEQRLSLRVGQEVDRQEIIRKLVDIQYKRNDMDFARGTFRVRGDVLEIIPIWESESAVRVEFFGDEIERITEVDILTGEVKLSLPHTLIFPASHFVTKKEILDIAIERIRDELQARLKVLHEENKLLEAQRLEQRTSYDLEMMQEMGFCSGIENYSRHLSLRDEGETPYTLIDYFPEDFLTVIDESHVTVSQVRGMYNGDRARKTVLVDYGFRLPSALDNRPLNFEEFENITKQVVYVSATPGDYELERYGDHVVQQIIRPTGLLDPEVEVRPSKDQIDDLIDEIRKRVARNERTLVTTITIRMSEDLTKYLKDLGLKVAYLHSEIKTLERISIIRDLRLGKYDVLVGINLLREGLDIPEVSLIAILDADKEGFLRSSRSLIQIIGRAARNEHGKVIMYGDKITDSMRYAIDETERRRKIQQDFNTEHGIVPKTIIKDIRDNISLGEEVEGENARGVDKMSRKDKIKLIERIEKEMKDAASRLDFETAADLRDAKLEVEASL
- a CDS encoding serine hydrolase domain-containing protein, yielding MEKQELHDFICTTQPNICQIVAYKDGKEVYSDEWNSYKKDDTCHVMSATKSVVALLIGIALDQGLIKSIHDKVLDYFPEYKVKRGEKTIYDITIKHLLTMQAPYKCKGDPWTKVCSSDDWTKTSLDLLGGRKGLSGEFNYQTVCLHILTALLYEASEMTTVDFANKYLFIPIGAAEHTNYYAETAEEHKQFTMGKDPKTNIWFCDPTNIGTAGYGLCLSAIDMAKIGELCLNKGIYKDKQIVSSEWIAEMIAPTSDSLELYQNMKYGYLWWILDSKKEVYSAIGNSGNIIYIDSENNLVVAITSYFKPTIFDRVDFAEEYIKPFILK
- a CDS encoding leucine-rich repeat domain-containing protein; amino-acid sequence: MKKIRIIMSCMSLIVLFSLTIMPINHVVVSAEDAVAPPAAISAIFPDPVVAEYIRNDLGMSSVDDMVTQAQLDTISTIYLNNSGVTSITGFEYLHNISFVLLNGNQISDLGPLSGLTQIDDLGFSGNQISDISPLAGFMDMETLALENNQISDISVLASMTHLVNLYLSGNQISNISALNNKTELSVLTLDNNQVSDISVIASMPELWTLQLDNNIISDVAPIAGLSKLDWVSLSGNQISDVSALSGTPNLQYLLLDNNQLGDVNGLINLPKLIELDANGNAITDISGVTNFPALKWLLLNDNQISDLTPLSSSTQLTGVELNNNLISDLSPLTGLSGLAWLEAEHNQISDVAPIAGLTQLTGVLLSGNRISDISPLAGLQLYDVSLANQEIVLPTIPYRSELSITNGVLDTAGQAVAPATISNGGSYAAPDVIWQLPNLVDSVNYTFSQDVTIGFASGTFSGTVIQPLSSVPEPEPSDSSDNNIVLPTTGSNEMTVLFGGVVLIVLGMAIVRVMKQ